From the genome of Platichthys flesus chromosome 10, fPlaFle2.1, whole genome shotgun sequence:
ACTCCGCCTGCATCTACagacacaaaggaaacaggTGGAAACACACCTTAGCATACAATTAGTTTCCAGTATCTGGAATCTCAAAGCTTTGACGAAATCCACATAAATGAAAGAGAATGTAAAAACTGACTCAGATTGGGCTTTTCACTGTTTAGTAGTCGTCTGATTGGTCCATAAGACACAGTGTGGGACAGTGGGACGTCTCTGCGCATCCTCATTACTGTGACTTCACCAGAGCAGTTCTGGAAACACATGATTAGACATAAAAAGATCTGGTGCTAAGAGATGCATATTTAAAGACCAGGGCAGCCTGACTGGCCCATCATGGAGCTGAGAAACAATTCTGTCCTGATGGGTCTATATTAAGGACCTAAGCTGAGCCCACCACAGGCTACTTGTCTGAACTGGCCTGTGACTCCCAGTGTGAGGAATTGGTGTTGCATGCGCTCACTCACAGGCTGACACAGCCCCGGAGCGTTGTGGCAGATCTGGATGTTGCAGTGGAGAAAGACGTTGGCGTAGGAGCTGCCGACAAACTTAAACATTTGTATCCTGAACAAGGCCTCCGGACCCTGGCCATTCTTCAGCACACTCAGGGTCTGCTCGTTGGACAGCACCGGGCAGCTACgaggggggagacagagaagtCAGGCAGGTCTGGTGGGAGTAAGATTGAAATCTAGAGTCAAAAACTGCGAGAAGGAACAGATCTTAACCCAAGATCTCGGTGTGATGCACGACAAAGCTCAGACATAACGCAAACATTATCTGCAGCACCGTGAGAGACAGATTTATTggagtaaccccccccccccccccccttctgcatTGTGAAATCATTGTGCAGCGTTTCATTGCTCTTTGCTGTTGCCAACAGTACCAAATACTGCCTGGTTGTCAAGGACGTGCACAGCTGTTGAACTGAAACGCATGTGGCCTCTCAGACGGGGGAGTCACATGACCCGGGGCTCTGAGAAGTTGTTGTCTGGCCTCCTCTCTAAGCAACAAATTCTCTTATTTCAGATTTCATCAGCCCCGCGTGTGAGAGGACTTAGAGCTGTGTGCGAGGGTGGTGAAATAACACCACCAGCTATAAGCAGATTTCATCACAGTCTGAACAAACAAATCCCAGCCGAATTATTCTTATTTTCAGGTTCAAAAtgacaaatagaaaaagaaaagatagcACTTCTGAGGCCGACCTGTCCCTGATGAAGGTGTACTGTATGTTGCTGTAGGGGTCACTGGTCGGTGTGGCCCAGCACCTCTCGATCCGCAGCATCAGGTCAGCCGGTACCTGTGGGGACATACGGGAGTGTCAGTCAATATGTACACACGCTGAACACTTTTCCAAGATTGACATGTGAAACTCTGATTCCTGGTGCATAAGCAACAGCTGTACAAAATGTTTATCACAACATCTAGGAAAAGAGCAGCACAGGGGGAGTGTTGGATTTCCTGTGTTGCTTATAATGCATCAATCCAACAGACAACATATTGCTTAACGTCATGTAACAACATGCTTAGCCTGATCCCAAAATAGATGTCAATAGTGTGACAGTGatgtaatgtgtttttgtctgtgagtCAAAAGCTCAGGATACATCCTCCCTGTCACGGCTCATCTTAAACAGGCACTTTACTCAACACAAAACACTAAATACTGCGTAAAATATGCAACTAACCCTTACACAATATTCAAGTTAATATGAGAGGTGAGTATTTACCATGAAAACCTTCACGAAGATGTCGTCCTCCAGGGTCAGCGAGGGCACAGTCGTCCATTTGTCCTGGAAGGCTTCGTCTTTGTACAACAACATGGACACGGAGAAGTTCCCGTCCTCCGTGTTTAGAGTTATCGTTCTGTAGAGTCCAAACAGACACGTGTTAAAAATCAAATGATGTTactgagaggtcagaggtcatttagatacaaaacaaacagtcacCTGACGTCCACCTTGATCATGTTTACCCCGTTGGGTTGCTGCACCATGTAATTGACAGGGTAGCGACACACAAACGTTATGTTGATGTAGTTTCTCGTGATGACCTCTGAGTCGTTGTTGTGTATGGTGTTGATgaacatgatgtgtgtgt
Proteins encoded in this window:
- the si:dkeyp-110a12.4 gene encoding uromodulin; this translates as MEVVIPSAFFLNKEPPVYVWDLHLNDPECRGVEVGDDYVFSIKTNLSDCGTIMASDDTHIMFINTIHNNDSEVITRNYINITFVCRYPVNYMVQQPNGVNMIKVDVRTITLNTEDGNFSVSMLLYKDEAFQDKWTTVPSLTLEDDIFVKVFMVPADLMLRIERCWATPTSDPYSNIQYTFIRDSCPVLSNEQTLSVLKNGQGPEALFRIQMFKFVGSSYANVFLHCNIQICHNAPGLCQPNCSGEVTVMRMRRDVPLSHTVSYGPIRRLLNSEKPNLNAGGVPPVATFVLGGLLVVLLLITGLFGRLWLRSRRFYPAREAQLTLSNIHHISEVAS